A window of the Pararge aegeria chromosome 2, ilParAegt1.1, whole genome shotgun sequence genome harbors these coding sequences:
- the LOC120628464 gene encoding trypsin CFT-1-like, whose amino-acid sequence MKRFSILALLMLVGSLNAATSPALRIMGGTITNIEYFPFVTSLLRSSDFVNYFQTCAGSILTKKAILTAAHCFAGEQPSRWRIRAGSSWANSRGTVYTVSQIVIHPNYNSWNYDSDIAILKTASNIALGGSVSIGSIAGANYKLADNQAVWAVGWGATSYGGPKSEQLRRVQIWSINQNVCRSRYAELGRTVTTNMVCSGWIDVGGRDQCQDDAGGPLLHNNVIVGVSSWGHQCGLARYPGVNTRVSNFTSWIGSNA is encoded by the exons ATGAAGAGGTTTTCTATACTTGCGTTATTGATGCTGGTCGGAAGCTTAAATG CTGCAACTTCACCTGCTCTGAGGATAATGGGCGGTACAATAACTAACATAGAATATTTCCCCTTTGTGACATCACTGCTTCGTTCTTCagattttgttaattattttcaaacatGTGCTGGTTCTATTCTAACGAAGAAAGCTATACTTACCGCGGCACATTGCTTTGC TGGTGAACAACCAAGCCGATGGCGAATTCGTGCAGGATCCTCATGGGCAAACAGTAGAGGCACTGTCTACACTGTCAGTCAAATCGTTATCCACCCCAACTATAACTCCTGGAACTACGACAGTGACATCGCCATACTTAAAACCGCCTCAAACATCGCCCTTGGGGGTTCCGTCAGCATTGGCTCCATTGCTGGTGCTAACTATAAACTGGCTGATAATCAGGCTGTATGGGCTGTTGGATGGGGAGCAACTTCT TACGGTGGCCCAAAGTCGGAACAACTGCGACGCGTCCAAATCTGGTCTATTAACCAAAATGTTTGCAGGAGTCGTTACGCTGAATTAGGTCGTACAGTAACCACAAACATGGTTTGCTCTGGATGGATAGACGTCGGTGGTCGAGACCAGTGCCAAGATGATGCTGGAGGTCCCCTTCTACACAATAACGTTATAGTAGGAGTGAGTTCTTGGGGTCACCAATGCGGTCTCGCTCGGTATCCTGGAGTAAATACTCGCGTTTCTAACTTCACCAGCTGGATTGGAAGCAATGCTTAG